Proteins encoded together in one Gemmatimonadota bacterium DH-78 window:
- the bshC gene encoding bacillithiol biosynthesis cysteine-adding enzyme BshC, with the protein MGDARRFLPSDIRDLAAFRAKAAEVDARITGAARTDWIEAVRAPGERAQARLDAVREGTGYLVTTGQQPGLFGGPLYSLYKAISAVLLAERLETALGAPVAPLFWTASEDHDWAEADHTWMVGVDNELHRLQLPEVEGAGDQPLHRLPMGPGVEQCIGQLEELLPDTDFKAGVIDRLRAAFQPEATLPEAFEDWFAELLAPLGMLFVQAHAPALKTLSRPRLLHELAHSDRHERALLARGEELDAAGYGLQVSIMDGGVNLFMEGPAGRERLYREGDRFRLRHSEATFTLSEIEARVAEDPSILSPNVLLRPVVESAVFPTLTYVAGPGEQAYFAQLAPLFEEHGVGMPIVFPRLGSTVVEGKVGKVLDKFDLDIEELDRPFHELAGDRARDDVPDEVRKALGAFRGTIARGVQELTEAAREVDPTLKGPIQHVRSVAFDALGDVEKKIVQAVKRESEIALQQIEKAHLHLFPDTKPQERVFNANYYLARYGFGFVEAVTESFRAALPPFDGSA; encoded by the coding sequence GTGGGCGACGCCCGGCGTTTTCTGCCCTCCGACATCCGTGACCTCGCCGCCTTCCGGGCGAAGGCCGCGGAGGTGGATGCCCGGATCACCGGCGCGGCGCGCACGGACTGGATCGAAGCGGTGCGGGCTCCCGGCGAGCGGGCACAGGCCCGGCTCGACGCCGTGCGCGAGGGTACGGGCTACCTGGTCACCACCGGGCAGCAGCCGGGACTGTTCGGAGGTCCGCTCTACTCCCTGTACAAGGCGATCAGCGCGGTACTGCTCGCCGAACGGCTCGAGACCGCGCTGGGTGCTCCCGTCGCCCCGCTCTTCTGGACGGCGTCGGAGGATCACGACTGGGCCGAGGCCGACCACACCTGGATGGTGGGGGTCGACAACGAACTCCATCGGCTCCAGCTCCCCGAGGTGGAGGGCGCCGGCGATCAGCCGCTGCACCGGCTGCCGATGGGCCCGGGGGTGGAGCAGTGTATCGGGCAGCTCGAGGAGCTGCTTCCCGACACCGACTTCAAGGCCGGCGTGATCGATCGACTCCGCGCCGCCTTCCAACCCGAGGCGACCCTGCCCGAGGCGTTCGAGGATTGGTTCGCCGAGCTGCTGGCGCCCCTCGGCATGCTCTTCGTGCAGGCGCACGCGCCCGCCCTCAAGACGCTCTCCCGCCCGCGCCTGCTGCACGAACTCGCCCACTCCGACCGGCACGAGCGGGCGCTGCTCGCGCGCGGCGAGGAGCTCGACGCGGCCGGATACGGGCTCCAGGTGTCGATCATGGACGGGGGCGTGAACCTCTTCATGGAGGGGCCCGCCGGGCGCGAGCGGCTCTACCGCGAGGGCGATCGTTTCCGGCTGCGCCACAGCGAGGCGACCTTCACGCTGAGCGAGATCGAGGCCCGTGTCGCCGAGGATCCCTCCATCCTGAGCCCGAACGTGCTGCTGCGGCCCGTGGTGGAGAGTGCGGTCTTCCCGACGCTCACGTACGTGGCCGGCCCCGGCGAGCAGGCGTACTTCGCGCAGCTCGCCCCGCTCTTCGAGGAGCACGGGGTGGGCATGCCGATCGTGTTTCCGCGCCTCGGCAGCACGGTGGTGGAGGGCAAGGTGGGCAAGGTGCTCGACAAGTTCGACCTCGACATCGAGGAGCTCGATCGGCCCTTCCACGAGTTGGCTGGTGATCGCGCGCGCGACGATGTGCCCGACGAGGTGCGCAAGGCGCTCGGCGCCTTCCGCGGTACCATCGCCCGGGGGGTGCAGGAGCTGACCGAGGCCGCCCGCGAGGTGGACCCCACCCTCAAGGGTCCGATCCAGCACGTGCGCAGCGTGGCCTTCGACGCGCTGGGCGATGTGGAGAAGAAGATCGTGCAGGCGGTGAAGCGCGAGAGCGAGATCGCGCTGCAGCAGATCGAGAAGGCCCACCTGCACCTCTTTCCGGACACGAAGCCTCAGGAGCGGGTGTTCAACGCCAACTACTACCTGGCGCGCTACGGCTTCGGATTCGTGGAGGCGGTGACCGAGTCGTTTCGCGCGGCGTTGCCGCCCTTCGACGGGTCGGCGTAG
- a CDS encoding 23S rRNA (pseudouridine(1915)-N(3))-methyltransferase RlmH — protein sequence MKVTLLVVGRARGDLQPAIAAYEERVGHYWKFEVVEVDAGAGGREDRESVIAAEAERILARIPEGTEVVALTRDGSTWSSRRLSDYLGERALHGLGDVAFVIGGAWGLAPDVTRRAARRLSLSGMTLPHEMARLFLAEQLYRAGTILRNEPYHKGRD from the coding sequence GTGAAGGTGACCCTGCTCGTGGTGGGCCGGGCGCGCGGCGACCTCCAGCCCGCGATCGCGGCCTATGAGGAGCGGGTGGGCCACTACTGGAAGTTCGAGGTGGTGGAGGTCGACGCGGGCGCGGGCGGTCGCGAGGACCGCGAGAGCGTGATCGCCGCGGAGGCGGAGCGCATTCTCGCCCGTATTCCCGAGGGCACCGAGGTGGTGGCGCTCACCCGCGACGGTTCCACCTGGTCGTCGCGACGGCTCTCCGACTACCTCGGGGAGCGCGCGCTCCACGGCCTCGGCGACGTGGCCTTCGTGATCGGCGGGGCCTGGGGCCTCGCGCCCGACGTCACCCGGCGCGCGGCCCGGCGGCTCTCGCTGTCGGGCATGACACTGCCCCACGAGATGGCCCGGCTGTTTCTGGCCGAGCAGCTGTACCGAGCCGGCACGATTCTCCGCAACGAGCCCTACCACAAGGGCCGGGATTGA
- the nadB gene encoding L-aspartate oxidase, producing the protein MIAPSSSASPPPDADVVVVGSGIAGLTFALRMARGASVLLLTKKHRAESNTNWARGGIAAVVGSDDDPALHVADTLVAGAGLCHGDVVARIVAEGPARIGDLAAWGTGFHRDGDRFSLGREGGHSRRRIVHAGDRTGRAIETALLDRASARGLAILEDHRVIDLVVEDDGEGPVVRGVRVVDDAGGEERTVRARTVFLATGGCGRVYRHTTNPAIATGDGVAMAFRAGARIANMEFVQFHPTALHPTEDPAFLISEALRGEGAVLRRRDGSAFMDQHHPLGSLAPRDIVARAIAGELADSTDDHVMLDVTGIPPELRRDRFASTLDGCRERGVDPEVRGIPVVPAAHYVCGGVWTDESGRTSIEGLMAAGEVACTGLHGANRLASNSLLEAVVMAHRAAVVLADDFRREGRWSDHPEPPSGDDAAPSDPGAAPPRPAGTAVDDAEREIAALRTLMWEKAGIVRSVAGLEEAREELAPIARTAPSPELRNLATAGRLIVECALRRRESRGLHYLSDHPWRDNERHLADTALSLTEVTP; encoded by the coding sequence GTGATCGCGCCGTCGTCGAGTGCTTCACCGCCGCCGGATGCCGACGTGGTGGTGGTCGGGAGCGGGATCGCCGGCCTCACCTTCGCGCTGCGGATGGCGCGGGGCGCGTCGGTGCTCCTGCTCACCAAGAAGCACCGGGCGGAGTCGAACACCAACTGGGCTCGAGGGGGGATCGCCGCCGTGGTCGGCTCCGACGACGACCCGGCACTGCACGTGGCCGACACCCTCGTCGCCGGCGCCGGGCTCTGCCACGGCGACGTGGTGGCCCGAATCGTGGCCGAGGGGCCGGCCCGCATCGGCGATCTGGCGGCGTGGGGTACCGGCTTTCACCGCGACGGAGACCGGTTCTCGCTCGGGCGCGAAGGCGGGCATTCGCGGCGACGCATCGTCCACGCCGGTGACCGCACCGGGCGTGCGATCGAGACCGCACTGCTCGATCGCGCCAGTGCGCGGGGGCTCGCGATTCTCGAAGACCACCGCGTGATCGATCTCGTGGTGGAGGACGACGGCGAGGGCCCCGTCGTGCGCGGGGTGCGGGTGGTGGACGACGCCGGGGGGGAAGAACGCACCGTGCGGGCGCGTACCGTCTTTCTCGCCACCGGGGGATGTGGCCGGGTGTACCGCCACACCACCAACCCGGCGATCGCGACGGGCGACGGGGTGGCGATGGCGTTCCGGGCCGGGGCGCGGATCGCGAACATGGAGTTCGTGCAGTTCCATCCGACGGCGCTTCACCCGACCGAAGACCCGGCGTTTCTGATCTCCGAGGCGCTGCGGGGAGAGGGCGCGGTGCTCCGGCGGCGCGACGGCAGCGCCTTCATGGACCAGCACCACCCGCTCGGCTCCCTCGCCCCGCGCGACATCGTGGCGCGCGCGATCGCCGGCGAGTTGGCCGACTCCACCGACGATCACGTGATGCTCGACGTGACCGGGATTCCGCCCGAGCTCCGTCGCGACCGCTTCGCGAGCACCCTCGACGGCTGTCGCGAGCGTGGGGTGGATCCCGAGGTCCGCGGCATTCCCGTGGTTCCCGCGGCGCACTACGTGTGCGGCGGGGTGTGGACCGACGAGTCGGGCCGCACCTCCATCGAGGGGCTGATGGCGGCGGGAGAAGTGGCCTGCACGGGGCTGCACGGAGCGAACCGGCTGGCGTCGAACTCGCTGCTCGAGGCCGTGGTGATGGCCCACCGGGCGGCGGTGGTGCTGGCCGACGACTTCCGCCGCGAGGGGCGGTGGAGCGACCACCCCGAGCCCCCGAGCGGCGACGACGCGGCGCCCTCGGATCCCGGAGCGGCACCGCCCCGGCCGGCCGGCACCGCGGTGGACGACGCCGAGCGGGAGATCGCCGCCCTGCGCACCCTGATGTGGGAGAAGGCCGGTATCGTGCGGTCGGTGGCGGGCCTCGAGGAGGCGCGCGAGGAGCTCGCGCCCATCGCCCGCACCGCGCCCTCGCCGGAGCTCCGCAACCTCGCCACGGCGGGTCGGCTGATCGTGGAATGCGCCCTGCGACGGCGAGAGAGCCGGGGGCTGCACTATCTCAGCGATCACCCCTGGCGAGACAACGAGCGGCATCTGGCCGACACCGCGCTCAGTCTGACCGAGGTGACGCCGTGA
- a CDS encoding tetraacyldisaccharide 4'-kinase, giving the protein MADGLSGWVRRWWQGGGGVVGAVARWAALPLEGVFRLAVALRNRRLGARSVAPAIPVVSIGNLTVGGTGKTPVVRWVVDRLREAGVRPAVVSRGYGRDELALHRSWHPEVAVEADPDRVAAVNRAAEAGAQVAVLDDGFQHRRLGRHLDVVLLAAETAFPGALLPRGPYREGPGALARADLVIVTRKSAPREAAETVAAEVRRRHRGVPLATLAFRPGGWCDLDGAGVEPPRSPVYIATSVAWPETVRGLVAGVAGPATEVTLDPFPDHHEFTPGDVRRVVAAAREAALVVTEKDAVKLREPELRGALNGRMVHVMVLEPVWESGRDEVTGALSRLLRDAGLGSPA; this is encoded by the coding sequence ATGGCCGACGGGCTGTCGGGGTGGGTCAGACGCTGGTGGCAGGGCGGGGGAGGGGTGGTCGGTGCGGTGGCGCGGTGGGCGGCCCTCCCACTGGAAGGGGTCTTCCGCCTGGCCGTGGCGCTGCGCAATCGCCGGCTGGGGGCACGGTCGGTGGCTCCGGCGATCCCGGTGGTGTCGATCGGCAATCTGACGGTGGGGGGCACCGGCAAGACGCCGGTGGTGCGGTGGGTGGTCGATCGGCTTCGCGAGGCCGGGGTACGGCCGGCGGTGGTGTCGCGGGGCTACGGGCGCGACGAGTTGGCTCTGCACCGCAGCTGGCATCCCGAGGTCGCGGTGGAGGCCGACCCCGACCGGGTGGCGGCGGTGAACCGCGCGGCCGAGGCGGGGGCCCAGGTGGCGGTGCTCGACGACGGCTTCCAGCACCGCCGGCTGGGTCGGCACCTCGACGTGGTGCTGCTCGCTGCCGAGACCGCGTTTCCCGGTGCCCTGCTTCCCCGTGGTCCCTACCGCGAGGGCCCCGGGGCGCTCGCGAGGGCCGACCTGGTGATCGTGACCCGGAAGTCGGCTCCGCGCGAGGCGGCCGAGACGGTGGCCGCCGAGGTGCGCCGCCGGCATCGCGGCGTTCCGCTGGCGACGCTCGCCTTCCGGCCGGGGGGCTGGTGCGACCTCGACGGTGCGGGGGTCGAGCCGCCCCGGAGCCCAGTGTACATCGCGACATCGGTGGCCTGGCCCGAGACCGTGCGGGGGCTGGTGGCGGGGGTGGCGGGACCAGCGACCGAGGTCACCCTGGATCCTTTTCCCGACCATCACGAGTTCACCCCCGGAGATGTGCGCCGCGTGGTCGCCGCCGCCCGCGAGGCCGCCCTGGTCGTGACCGAGAAGGACGCCGTGAAGCTGCGTGAACCCGAGCTGCGAGGAGCCCTGAATGGACGGATGGTGCACGTGATGGTGCTGGAGCCGGTGTGGGAATCGGGCCGCGACGAGGTGACGGGGGCCTTGAGTCGGCTCCTGCGGGATGCCGGGCTCGGGAGCCCCGCGTGA
- a CDS encoding lysophospholipid acyltransferase family protein, with product MKKEMKFGAVGALGQGLVSGLFTTTRCTRVGVEHFEQFRRAGQPVIFVFWHGVMLPLIHYHRSEGIVVLVSEHADGEYVTRVLHRNGFDTARGSSTRGGSRGLRELLRAARSGRDLAVTPDGPKGPPRVFKKGALVAAQLTGLPMIPMSCGASAAWHFDSWDRFMVPRPLSRVRIVYGEPVRVPRGIDDAGLDELAVDMATRLHALDAEAGAGGPDGVWTVDD from the coding sequence GTGAAGAAGGAGATGAAGTTCGGGGCGGTCGGGGCGCTCGGTCAGGGCCTGGTGTCCGGGCTGTTCACCACCACCCGCTGCACCCGGGTGGGGGTGGAGCACTTCGAGCAGTTCCGGCGCGCGGGGCAGCCGGTGATTTTCGTGTTCTGGCACGGGGTGATGCTGCCGCTGATCCACTACCACCGCAGCGAAGGGATCGTGGTGCTGGTGAGCGAGCACGCCGATGGCGAGTACGTCACCCGGGTGCTGCACAGGAACGGTTTCGACACCGCTCGCGGCTCGTCCACACGCGGCGGGAGTCGAGGGCTTCGGGAGCTGCTGCGCGCGGCCCGTTCGGGACGCGATCTCGCGGTCACTCCCGATGGGCCGAAAGGACCGCCGCGCGTCTTCAAGAAGGGGGCGCTCGTGGCCGCTCAGCTGACCGGCCTGCCCATGATTCCGATGTCGTGCGGCGCCTCGGCCGCGTGGCACTTCGACTCCTGGGACCGGTTCATGGTGCCGCGGCCGCTGTCGCGTGTGCGGATCGTGTACGGCGAGCCGGTGCGGGTGCCTCGGGGGATCGACGACGCGGGACTCGACGAACTCGCGGTCGACATGGCGACCCGGCTGCACGCGCTCGACGCCGAGGCGGGGGCGGGTGGCCCCGACGGGGTGTGGACGGTGGACGACTGA
- the lpxB gene encoding lipid-A-disaccharide synthase, which translates to MVPELGLLSPRVLVLAGEASGDHHGARVVEAIRERCPDATFFGLGGPDLAAQGVELLETLDSLAVMGFAEVIRHLRFFLRLERRLVERLDSGEVDLVLAVDYPGFNMRLARRARERGIPVVYYIAPQVWAWKEHRAARLAEDADRVAVILPFEAERLADAGADVHFVGHPLMERDPVRTTEAELREELGLPPADTPGEAGLVALLPGSRRQELDRHLDLFAETARRLTAVRPGVRLVFACAPGVDAAPLRTTGWPVTTRTRALLTHARAGLVKSGTSTLEAAVADTPFVCVYRTNPITYMLARRLVKVPHIALANLVAGEAVVPELLQKEAEPARLAAELETLLDEGPARRAQLEGLARVREKLGGPGASERTAELVVDVLRERRGAA; encoded by the coding sequence CTGGTACCTGAACTCGGGCTTCTGAGTCCGCGGGTACTCGTCCTCGCCGGTGAGGCGTCGGGCGATCATCACGGGGCCCGGGTCGTCGAGGCGATCCGGGAGCGGTGTCCCGACGCCACCTTCTTCGGTCTTGGCGGGCCCGATCTCGCGGCGCAGGGCGTGGAGCTTCTGGAGACGCTCGATTCGCTGGCGGTGATGGGGTTCGCCGAGGTGATCCGCCACCTGCGGTTCTTCTTGAGATTGGAGCGCCGGCTGGTGGAGCGGCTCGACTCCGGCGAGGTGGATCTCGTGCTGGCCGTGGACTATCCGGGGTTCAACATGCGCCTGGCCCGCCGCGCTCGAGAGCGGGGGATTCCGGTGGTGTACTACATCGCCCCGCAGGTGTGGGCGTGGAAGGAACACCGGGCCGCGCGCCTGGCCGAAGACGCCGATCGCGTGGCGGTGATCCTGCCCTTCGAGGCGGAGCGACTGGCCGACGCGGGCGCCGACGTGCACTTCGTGGGCCACCCGCTCATGGAGCGCGACCCCGTGCGCACCACCGAAGCCGAGCTGCGCGAGGAACTGGGACTCCCGCCCGCCGACACCCCCGGCGAGGCGGGGCTGGTGGCCTTGCTGCCGGGGTCTCGGCGCCAGGAACTCGACCGGCACCTCGATCTCTTCGCCGAGACCGCGCGGAGACTGACGGCGGTGCGCCCCGGCGTGCGGCTCGTGTTCGCATGCGCACCCGGCGTGGACGCGGCTCCGTTGCGTACCACGGGCTGGCCGGTCACCACCCGAACCCGCGCCCTGCTCACGCATGCGCGCGCCGGACTGGTGAAGTCGGGCACCTCCACCCTCGAGGCGGCGGTGGCCGACACGCCGTTCGTGTGCGTGTACCGCACCAACCCGATCACCTACATGCTCGCGCGACGACTGGTGAAGGTGCCGCACATCGCGCTGGCCAATCTGGTGGCGGGTGAGGCCGTGGTGCCCGAGCTGCTCCAGAAGGAGGCCGAGCCCGCGCGGCTGGCGGCCGAGCTGGAGACACTGCTCGACGAAGGGCCTGCGCGACGCGCCCAGCTCGAGGGGCTCGCTCGGGTGCGGGAGAAACTGGGCGGGCCCGGCGCCTCGGAGCGCACGGCCGAGCTCGTGGTGGACGTGTTGCGGGAGCGGAGGGGAGCGGCGTGA
- a CDS encoding Gfo/Idh/MocA family oxidoreductase → MTPRLRMGVVGTGSLGFHHARILRDVGGVEMVGIHDLRAERAAEVAAELGVVAHPTLEALLDHADAIVVAVPTTAHEAVAVPALERGIHTLIEKPMAPDLAAADRILEVAEARGAVVQIGHVERFNSAIRAAEPWLDRPLFVESHRMAPFTPRSTDVAVVLDLMIHDVDLVSSLVGGAVTDIAASGVPVLTPNVDIANARLTFETGAVANLTASRVSMERMRKIRIFQPSGYLSLNLADGTGEFLRLKQGIPALGGGDLPSIPAEGLAALVERIELKGDGAEPLRKELENFRTAARGEAPPAVSGRAGREALALTLSIEARIRDHVPDPSPS, encoded by the coding sequence ATGACCCCGCGACTCCGGATGGGGGTGGTGGGGACGGGGTCGCTCGGCTTCCACCACGCGCGGATCCTCCGCGACGTGGGGGGGGTGGAGATGGTCGGCATCCACGATCTTCGCGCCGAGCGCGCGGCCGAGGTCGCGGCCGAGCTCGGCGTGGTGGCCCATCCGACGCTCGAGGCGCTGCTCGACCACGCGGACGCGATCGTCGTGGCGGTGCCGACCACGGCGCACGAGGCGGTGGCCGTGCCCGCGCTCGAACGCGGCATCCACACCCTGATCGAGAAGCCGATGGCGCCCGATCTCGCGGCGGCCGACCGCATCCTCGAGGTGGCCGAGGCCCGCGGGGCGGTCGTGCAGATCGGTCATGTGGAGCGCTTCAACTCCGCGATTCGGGCGGCCGAGCCCTGGCTGGATCGACCCCTGTTCGTGGAGTCGCACCGCATGGCGCCGTTCACCCCCCGGTCGACCGATGTGGCCGTGGTGCTCGACCTGATGATCCACGACGTGGATCTCGTGTCGAGTCTGGTCGGCGGCGCGGTGACCGACATCGCCGCGTCGGGCGTGCCCGTGCTCACTCCGAACGTGGACATCGCCAACGCTCGTCTCACCTTCGAGACCGGGGCGGTGGCGAATCTCACCGCCTCGAGGGTATCCATGGAACGCATGCGGAAGATCCGCATCTTCCAGCCCAGCGGATACCTCAGCCTGAATCTGGCCGACGGTACCGGGGAGTTCCTGCGACTCAAGCAGGGCATTCCGGCCCTCGGAGGCGGCGATCTGCCGTCGATTCCCGCCGAGGGACTCGCGGCGCTGGTGGAGCGGATCGAGCTGAAGGGCGACGGGGCCGAGCCCCTGCGCAAGGAGCTCGAGAACTTCCGCACCGCCGCGCGGGGGGAGGCCCCCCCCGCCGTTTCCGGGCGAGCCGGTCGAGAGGCCCTCGCCCTCACTCTCTCCATCGAAGCGAGGATCCGCGACCATGTCCCTGATCCGAGTCCGTCGTAA
- the lpxA gene encoding acyl-ACP--UDP-N-acetylglucosamine O-acyltransferase, translating to MRDSGVDAEARPEPQVHETAIVDDDAELEPGVVVGPYAVIGPRVTVGAGTEIGPHVYIERDTAVGEECRIFKGAVLGTDPQDLKFKGERTRLEVGDRTVIREYATLNRGTSAQGRTVVGSDCLLMAYTHVAHDCELGNHVILSNSVNMAGHVVIEDWVIVGGLTPIHQFVRIGAHAFIGGGSRIPQDIPPYCRAAGNPPKLYGLNAVGLERRGFSQETRKALKQAYRHVFMSGLNVSQGVARAEGAAELIPEVRHFLSFIRESERGITVG from the coding sequence ATGAGGGACTCCGGCGTCGACGCGGAGGCCCGCCCCGAGCCGCAGGTGCACGAGACCGCGATCGTCGACGACGACGCGGAGCTCGAACCGGGGGTGGTGGTCGGCCCCTACGCGGTGATCGGTCCGCGCGTGACGGTGGGCGCGGGCACGGAGATCGGTCCGCACGTCTACATCGAGCGCGATACCGCGGTCGGCGAGGAGTGCCGGATCTTCAAGGGTGCGGTGCTCGGTACCGATCCGCAGGATCTGAAGTTCAAGGGCGAGCGCACCCGACTCGAGGTGGGCGATCGCACGGTGATCCGCGAGTACGCCACCCTCAACCGCGGCACCTCGGCCCAGGGGCGTACGGTGGTGGGCAGCGACTGCCTGCTGATGGCCTACACGCATGTGGCGCACGACTGTGAGCTCGGCAATCACGTGATCCTGTCGAACTCGGTGAACATGGCCGGCCACGTGGTGATCGAGGACTGGGTGATCGTGGGCGGGCTCACGCCGATCCACCAGTTCGTGCGGATCGGCGCCCACGCCTTCATCGGGGGCGGATCTCGGATCCCGCAGGACATTCCGCCCTACTGCCGCGCGGCGGGCAACCCGCCCAAGCTCTACGGGCTCAACGCGGTGGGCCTCGAGCGGCGCGGCTTCTCGCAGGAGACCCGCAAGGCGCTCAAGCAGGCGTACCGCCACGTGTTCATGTCGGGGCTGAACGTGAGCCAGGGGGTGGCCCGCGCCGAGGGTGCCGCCGAACTGATTCCCGAGGTGCGCCACTTTCTCAGCTTCATCCGGGAGTCGGAGCGGGGGATCACGGTCGGATGA
- a CDS encoding bifunctional UDP-3-O-[3-hydroxymyristoyl] N-acetylglucosamine deacetylase/3-hydroxyacyl-ACP dehydratase — protein sequence MTQPLQQTLASSVTLEGVGTHSGAPARLTLVPADADHGRRFVRTDLEGAPEIAAHVDQVVATDHGTTLGAGDATVATVEHVLAALQALDVDNVRIELDGPETPIMDGSFRPFVEAIRSVGTVEQDAEARVIEVLGPVQVAEKNGPSYVATPADGLRISATIDFAHPAIGRLFGSYVTHGEDFEREIAPARTFGFKADAESLRERGLALGSSLENAVILDDHGVINDEGLRFSDEFIRHKVGDIIGDLALTGARIRGHIVAERPSHAGNMSLARTLVDHALYNGGQPIVDTARIMQYLPHRYPMLLVDRITGYEKGKRIIGIKNVTINEPFFQGHYPGHPIMPGVLIIEAMAQVGGLLLMDQVDDPDSKVVYFMSLDNVKWRRPVTPGDQIVFELELVQFRRHVCRMKGVGRVDGNVAAEAELMARIMDR from the coding sequence ATGACCCAGCCTCTACAGCAGACTCTCGCCTCTTCCGTCACTCTCGAGGGGGTCGGCACCCACTCGGGTGCCCCCGCCCGCCTCACCCTGGTGCCGGCCGACGCCGACCACGGGCGGCGCTTCGTCCGCACCGATCTCGAGGGCGCTCCGGAGATCGCGGCGCACGTCGATCAGGTGGTGGCCACGGACCACGGCACCACGCTCGGTGCGGGCGACGCCACGGTGGCCACCGTGGAGCACGTGCTCGCGGCTCTCCAGGCCCTCGACGTGGACAACGTCCGCATCGAGCTCGACGGCCCGGAGACGCCGATCATGGACGGCTCCTTTCGCCCCTTCGTGGAGGCGATCCGCAGTGTCGGCACCGTCGAGCAGGATGCCGAGGCACGGGTGATCGAGGTGCTCGGACCCGTCCAGGTGGCCGAGAAGAACGGTCCCTCGTACGTGGCCACGCCCGCCGACGGACTCCGAATCTCGGCCACCATCGACTTCGCGCACCCGGCCATCGGTCGGCTCTTCGGGAGCTACGTGACCCATGGCGAGGATTTCGAGCGGGAGATCGCCCCGGCGCGCACCTTCGGTTTCAAGGCCGACGCGGAGTCCCTGAGAGAGCGGGGGCTCGCGCTCGGGTCGAGCCTCGAGAACGCCGTGATTCTCGACGACCACGGGGTGATCAACGACGAGGGACTGCGCTTCTCCGACGAGTTCATCCGCCACAAGGTGGGCGACATCATCGGCGATCTGGCGCTGACCGGCGCCCGCATCCGCGGCCACATCGTGGCCGAGCGGCCCAGTCACGCGGGCAACATGTCGCTCGCGCGCACCCTCGTCGATCACGCGCTCTACAACGGCGGGCAGCCGATCGTCGACACCGCGCGGATCATGCAGTACCTCCCGCACCGCTACCCGATGCTGCTGGTCGACCGCATCACGGGGTACGAGAAGGGGAAGCGGATCATCGGGATCAAGAACGTGACCATCAACGAGCCCTTCTTTCAGGGCCACTATCCGGGGCACCCGATCATGCCCGGGGTGCTGATCATCGAGGCGATGGCCCAGGTGGGCGGGCTGCTGCTGATGGACCAGGTGGACGATCCGGACAGCAAGGTCGTCTACTTCATGAGCCTCGACAACGTGAAGTGGCGCCGGCCCGTCACCCCCGGCGACCAGATCGTCTTCGAACTCGAACTCGTGCAGTTCCGTCGCCACGTCTGCCGCATGAAGGGGGTGGGCCGAGTGGACGGAAACGTCGCGGCGGAGGCTGAACTGATGGCACGGATCATGGATCGATGA